A single genomic interval of Variovorax sp. PMC12 harbors:
- the acs gene encoding acetate--CoA ligase, whose product MNASDLPSRLPTYAPPEALARTAYIAGRAAYDALVAEADADHEGYWGRLAREFIGWKTPFTKTLDASDAPYYRWFEDGTLNASWNCLDRQVATGKGDKVAIVFESDDGTVTRTTYAQLLAQTCRMANALKARGVKKGDRVVIYMPMSVEGVVAMQACARLGAVHSVVFGGFSAHALRDRIADTGATVVITADQQVRAGKQLPLKALVDEALALGGCEAVRSVIVYRRTGGPIAWTPRDLWMHEITEAQADSCEPEWVGAEHPLFLLYTSGSTGKPKGVQHSTGGYLLHAALTTKWTFDMHDDDVFWCTADIGWVTGHTYIAYGPLAIGATEVVFEGVPTFPDAGRFWQMIERHHVTVFYTAPTAIRSLIKAAEGNPAVHPDRYDLRSLRVLGSVGEPINPAAWEWYRKHVGGGRCPVLDTWWQTETGGHMITPLPGATDLVPGSCTLPFPGIAAAIVDETGNDVPNGEGGLLVIKKPWPSMIRAVWGDDARYRASYYPPELRGYYLAGDGAARDALTGYFTIGGRIDDVLNVSGHRMGTMEIESALVACTALVAEAAVVGRPDDTTGEAICAFVVLKQPRPVGADADRLATELRAWIGKEIGPIAKPKEIRFADNLPKTRSGKIMRRLLRSVAKGEAIAQDVSTLENPAILEQLSEAH is encoded by the coding sequence ATGAACGCTTCCGATCTCCCGTCCCGCCTTCCGACCTATGCTCCGCCGGAAGCACTCGCCCGCACCGCCTACATCGCCGGCCGTGCGGCCTACGATGCGCTGGTGGCCGAGGCCGACGCCGACCACGAGGGTTACTGGGGCCGTCTGGCGCGCGAATTCATAGGCTGGAAGACACCGTTCACCAAGACGCTCGACGCCAGCGATGCGCCCTACTACCGCTGGTTCGAGGACGGCACTCTCAACGCGTCGTGGAACTGCCTGGACCGCCAGGTGGCGACCGGCAAGGGCGACAAGGTGGCGATCGTCTTCGAGTCGGACGATGGCACGGTCACCCGGACCACCTATGCGCAACTGCTCGCGCAGACCTGCCGCATGGCCAATGCGCTGAAGGCGCGCGGCGTGAAGAAGGGCGACCGCGTCGTCATCTACATGCCGATGTCGGTCGAAGGCGTGGTGGCGATGCAGGCCTGCGCGCGGCTGGGTGCCGTGCACTCCGTGGTGTTCGGCGGTTTCTCGGCGCATGCGCTGCGCGACCGTATCGCGGACACCGGCGCGACAGTGGTCATCACCGCCGACCAGCAGGTGCGCGCCGGCAAGCAGTTGCCCCTGAAGGCGCTGGTGGACGAGGCGCTTGCGCTGGGCGGCTGCGAGGCGGTGAGATCGGTGATCGTCTACCGCCGCACCGGCGGGCCCATCGCATGGACGCCGCGCGATCTCTGGATGCACGAGATCACCGAGGCACAGGCCGACAGTTGCGAGCCCGAATGGGTGGGAGCCGAACACCCGCTCTTCCTGCTCTACACCTCGGGCTCCACCGGCAAGCCCAAGGGCGTGCAGCACAGCACGGGCGGCTACCTGCTGCACGCGGCGCTCACGACGAAGTGGACCTTCGACATGCACGACGACGACGTGTTCTGGTGCACCGCCGACATCGGCTGGGTCACGGGCCACACCTACATCGCCTACGGGCCCCTGGCCATCGGCGCCACGGAGGTCGTGTTCGAGGGCGTGCCCACTTTTCCCGATGCCGGGCGCTTCTGGCAGATGATCGAGCGCCACCACGTCACGGTCTTCTACACCGCGCCGACCGCCATCCGCTCGCTCATCAAGGCCGCCGAGGGCAACCCGGCGGTGCACCCCGACCGCTACGACCTGCGCAGCCTGCGCGTGCTCGGTTCGGTCGGCGAGCCGATCAACCCGGCCGCATGGGAGTGGTACCGCAAGCACGTGGGAGGCGGCCGCTGCCCGGTGCTCGACACCTGGTGGCAGACCGAGACCGGCGGCCACATGATCACGCCGCTGCCCGGAGCGACCGACCTGGTGCCGGGTTCCTGCACGCTGCCCTTTCCGGGCATCGCCGCGGCCATCGTTGACGAGACCGGCAACGACGTGCCGAACGGAGAGGGCGGCCTGCTGGTCATCAAGAAGCCCTGGCCCAGCATGATCCGCGCAGTCTGGGGCGACGATGCGCGCTACCGCGCGAGCTACTACCCGCCGGAGCTGCGCGGCTACTACCTGGCGGGCGACGGTGCCGCGCGCGATGCGCTCACCGGCTACTTCACCATCGGCGGGCGCATCGACGACGTGCTGAACGTCAGTGGCCACCGCATGGGGACGATGGAGATCGAGTCGGCGCTCGTGGCCTGCACCGCACTGGTGGCCGAGGCTGCGGTGGTCGGCCGCCCCGATGACACCACGGGCGAGGCGATCTGCGCGTTCGTGGTGCTCAAGCAGCCGCGGCCCGTCGGTGCGGATGCAGATCGCCTGGCCACCGAGTTGCGCGCCTGGATCGGCAAGGAGATCGGCCCCATCGCCAAGCCCAAGGAAATCCGCTTCGCAGACAACCTGCCCAAGACGCGCAGCGGAAAAATCATGCGCCGCCTGCTGCGCTCGGTGGCCAAGGGCGAGGCGATCGCACAGGACGTGTCCACGCTGGAGAACCCGGCGATCCTCGAGCAGCTGAGCGAGGCGCACTGA
- a CDS encoding FAD-dependent oxidoreductase, whose translation MHASAVPRKIDFLLLGGGLASATAAEALRLEGAQGSIAMVSAEPEPPYQRPPLSKALLLHGPASELTPVLDAGSYHDLGIELLRGTRALSVDTRRRIVTTDRAGPLAYGKLLIATGARPLRFHIPGSGLQGIHSLRDIGDALALHAAAQKGARAVVIGASFIGMEVSTTLRRMGVHVSLLAQHGRVFDTLQSVPISRFFSEQCASHGIEVHAGEPVAFEGSDRVSAVVSTHGLRLPCDFVVIGIGVAPEVDFLADSGIALADGVVVDERLQASVPGVFAAGDVASFLDPVFKARRRGEHWDNAVKQGKLAARNMLGQGLPFDEVSAFFCEALGTSFQFVGLPDGAPDRLELGSHGTRSWGLVYLQGEIPHALFTTERPVGETQAIRSLIRHHTHVGRFKSRLRRPGFSMASIPNQTVLILQGGGAMGAFESGVVRALEQRHLHADVVAGVSIGAFNGAIVASHPRNAADALEAFWHDLAMVTPQLSDEPARRLLSSSLAMTVGVPAFFLPRWLLPPSGALGAASWTSLYDTTPVRDLLARYVDFEAMRSSPVRLLVSAVDVESAELRIFDSHVDALTVDHIVASGSLPPALPWTTIDGRNYWDGALVSNSPLDQVMERCGVAGKRIFIVDLFPSARPLPANLMEVALRRDEIAYAERVRRTCGEQATLSDFRKLVEEIVAQLPSEAARKVRQRPRYTELMSPSASLSITRILRPVGKDESASRDFDFSLPSIRANSLSGYETALHVLRAMRSAQGHERPPASP comes from the coding sequence ATGCACGCGTCCGCGGTCCCGAGAAAGATCGATTTCCTGCTGCTGGGCGGCGGCCTGGCCAGCGCGACTGCCGCCGAGGCGCTGCGCCTCGAGGGCGCCCAAGGCAGTATCGCCATGGTCTCGGCGGAGCCGGAGCCGCCCTACCAGCGCCCGCCGCTGTCCAAGGCACTCCTCCTGCACGGCCCCGCCAGCGAGCTGACGCCGGTACTCGATGCCGGCAGCTACCACGACCTGGGCATCGAGCTCCTTCGCGGCACCCGCGCGCTGTCGGTCGACACCCGCAGGCGCATCGTCACCACCGACCGCGCTGGCCCGCTCGCATATGGGAAGCTGCTGATTGCAACCGGTGCGCGGCCGCTGCGATTCCACATTCCGGGCAGCGGACTGCAGGGAATCCACAGCCTGCGCGACATCGGCGACGCGCTGGCGTTGCACGCCGCCGCGCAGAAAGGCGCGCGGGCGGTCGTGATCGGTGCGAGCTTCATCGGCATGGAGGTTTCCACGACCCTGCGCAGGATGGGCGTGCACGTGAGCCTGCTTGCGCAGCACGGCCGGGTCTTCGACACCTTGCAATCGGTCCCGATCAGTCGCTTCTTCAGCGAGCAATGCGCCAGCCATGGCATCGAGGTGCACGCCGGCGAACCGGTGGCCTTCGAAGGCAGCGACCGGGTCAGCGCGGTGGTCTCCACGCACGGATTGCGCCTGCCCTGCGATTTCGTGGTGATCGGCATCGGCGTCGCGCCGGAGGTGGATTTCCTCGCGGACAGCGGCATTGCGCTGGCCGACGGCGTGGTCGTCGACGAGCGGCTGCAGGCCAGTGTGCCCGGCGTCTTTGCCGCCGGTGACGTCGCATCCTTCCTCGACCCGGTGTTCAAGGCGCGGCGTCGAGGCGAGCATTGGGACAACGCCGTCAAGCAGGGAAAGCTGGCCGCCAGGAACATGCTCGGACAGGGGTTGCCCTTCGACGAGGTGTCGGCATTCTTCTGCGAGGCGCTGGGCACGAGCTTCCAGTTCGTGGGCCTGCCCGACGGCGCCCCCGACCGCCTCGAACTGGGTTCGCACGGTACGCGCAGCTGGGGCCTCGTGTACCTGCAGGGGGAAATTCCGCACGCGCTCTTCACCACCGAACGCCCGGTGGGCGAAACCCAGGCGATCCGTTCGCTCATCCGCCATCACACGCACGTGGGGCGCTTCAAGTCACGCCTCAGGCGGCCGGGTTTCTCGATGGCGTCCATTCCCAACCAGACGGTGCTGATCCTGCAGGGCGGCGGCGCGATGGGCGCGTTCGAAAGCGGCGTGGTGCGCGCGCTCGAGCAGCGCCACCTGCATGCGGACGTGGTGGCCGGCGTGTCGATCGGCGCCTTCAACGGCGCGATCGTCGCTTCGCATCCGCGCAATGCCGCCGATGCGCTCGAGGCCTTCTGGCATGACCTGGCCATGGTCACGCCGCAGCTGTCCGACGAGCCGGCGAGGCGCCTGCTGTCCTCCTCGTTGGCCATGACCGTCGGCGTACCGGCCTTCTTCCTGCCACGCTGGCTGTTGCCCCCTTCCGGGGCGCTCGGGGCCGCGTCGTGGACGTCGCTGTACGACACGACGCCGGTGCGCGACCTGCTCGCGCGGTACGTGGACTTCGAAGCGATGCGGTCAAGCCCGGTGCGCCTGCTGGTGAGTGCGGTGGACGTCGAGAGCGCGGAACTCAGGATCTTCGACAGCCACGTGGACGCACTGACCGTCGACCACATCGTCGCCAGCGGCAGCCTGCCGCCTGCGCTGCCATGGACGACCATAGACGGGCGCAACTACTGGGACGGCGCCCTCGTCAGCAACTCGCCGCTGGACCAGGTGATGGAGCGCTGCGGCGTGGCGGGCAAGCGCATTTTCATCGTCGACCTTTTCCCTTCGGCCAGGCCGCTGCCGGCCAACCTGATGGAGGTCGCGCTGCGGCGCGACGAGATCGCGTATGCGGAGCGCGTGCGCCGCACCTGCGGCGAGCAGGCGACGCTGAGCGACTTTCGCAAGCTCGTGGAAGAGATCGTCGCCCAGCTGCCCTCCGAAGCCGCCCGGAAGGTGCGCCAGCGGCCGCGCTACACCGAGCTCATGAGCCCGTCGGCCAGCCTGTCCATCACGCGCATCCTGCGCCCGGTCGGCAAGGACGAGTCGGCCTCGCGCGACTTCGATTTCTCGCTGCCCTCGATCCGCGCGAACTCACTGTCCGGCTATGAGACCGCCCTGCATGTGCTGCGCGCGATGCGAAGCGCCCAGGGGCACGAAAGACCGCCCGCTTCACCCTGA
- a CDS encoding trypsin-like peptidase domain-containing protein encodes MKIPPAFDGGDHAKRRPAGRAAAIVLGMLALLGPHVAWSQDQACAQRTQPSSQGVDFAAAAARQAPAVVGVSVIGQRDDWPTVDTSARVPAPFDQAPGRGLASGFITSRDGYVLTSAHAVLGAQQVVVSTADRHRFDAVIVGLDRRTDVALLKIPGGNLPTVAVDRTGKLCPGEWVAAMGAPFGFERSVTAGVVSANPRYMPGGGGVPLIQTDVALNPGNSGGPLFDERGEVVGMNSMIYAVGGGYIGLSFSLPIDTVMRIAEELRATGKVTRGQIGARTQPLTDELAPAFGLAAATGALIVRVDAASPAEIAGLRSGDVILSVDAAQPMSYEDIQNRVSSARPGSRLALNVWRHRSALPVQVAVAQGVADAVPQVARRTDMHEVRFGLELAERKGPPGVGLLDPGLYVKSVSGSAQRAGLRFGDMVLAVNDVSVSGQAEFDAAIKSIGDDETVALLIMRGNARGFVPIAPRRSGAVSTARRLDAAAAAAAN; translated from the coding sequence ATGAAGATTCCGCCTGCCTTCGATGGTGGCGACCACGCGAAGCGCAGGCCGGCCGGCCGCGCCGCCGCAATCGTTTTGGGCATGCTCGCGCTGCTCGGGCCCCATGTGGCATGGTCGCAAGACCAGGCGTGCGCGCAGCGGACCCAGCCGTCGTCGCAGGGCGTGGACTTCGCCGCCGCGGCGGCTCGCCAGGCACCGGCCGTCGTCGGGGTGAGCGTGATCGGGCAGCGCGACGACTGGCCGACCGTCGACACCTCGGCGCGCGTGCCGGCACCGTTCGACCAGGCCCCGGGCCGTGGCCTGGCCTCGGGGTTCATCACCAGCCGCGACGGTTATGTCCTCACCAGTGCGCATGCCGTGCTCGGCGCCCAGCAGGTCGTCGTGTCCACGGCCGACAGGCATCGCTTCGACGCCGTGATCGTCGGGCTCGACCGGCGCACCGATGTCGCGCTGCTCAAGATACCGGGCGGCAACCTCCCGACGGTGGCCGTCGACCGGACAGGCAAGCTCTGCCCGGGCGAATGGGTCGCGGCCATGGGCGCGCCCTTCGGATTCGAGCGCAGCGTGACGGCGGGCGTGGTCAGCGCGAATCCGCGCTACATGCCCGGCGGCGGCGGCGTGCCGCTCATACAGACGGACGTCGCGCTCAACCCGGGCAATTCGGGCGGTCCGCTGTTCGACGAACGAGGCGAGGTCGTGGGAATGAACTCGATGATCTACGCCGTTGGCGGCGGCTACATCGGCCTGTCGTTCAGCCTCCCGATCGATACGGTCATGCGCATCGCCGAAGAACTTCGCGCGACAGGGAAGGTCACACGGGGACAGATCGGTGCCAGGACGCAGCCGCTCACGGACGAACTCGCCCCGGCCTTCGGACTGGCGGCGGCGACAGGGGCCCTGATCGTGCGTGTCGATGCGGCAAGCCCGGCGGAGATCGCGGGCCTTCGCAGCGGGGATGTGATCCTTTCCGTCGACGCGGCGCAGCCGATGTCCTATGAAGACATCCAGAACCGCGTGTCCTCGGCCCGTCCCGGCAGCCGGCTGGCATTGAACGTCTGGCGCCACAGATCCGCGCTGCCGGTGCAGGTGGCGGTGGCACAAGGCGTGGCGGACGCCGTGCCGCAGGTCGCGCGGCGAACCGACATGCACGAGGTCCGGTTCGGCCTCGAACTCGCGGAGCGCAAGGGTCCGCCGGGCGTCGGGTTGCTCGACCCCGGGCTCTACGTCAAGTCCGTCTCGGGCTCGGCGCAGCGGGCGGGACTGAGGTTCGGCGACATGGTGCTCGCGGTCAACGACGTGAGCGTCTCGGGACAGGCCGAGTTCGACGCGGCGATCAAATCCATCGGCGACGACGAGACCGTCGCATTGCTCATCATGCGAGGCAACGCCAGAGGCTTCGTGCCCATCGCGCCGCGCAGGTCGGGCGCAGTGTCGACGGCGCGCCGGCTGGATGCCGCCGCGGCCGCGGCGGCCAACTGA
- a CDS encoding trypsin-like peptidase domain-containing protein, which translates to MASRRAWVVDISTLRVGRDENSQDIELEIAPERDFADRLAWPLPTSARISQIRDLASGLIIGSDGLILTSAHVVANIDEAQVQLDDGRRFTAKVVGVDKRTDVGLLKIDAHALPVAVIGDSASLAAGDWVAAISSPFGFHGSVTAGVVSAVERVMGGAGEIPFIQTDVAINPGSSGSPLLNSRGEVVGINSLIYSGSGGYMGLSFAVPINLAMQVAQQLRAHGMVRRAYLGAEFQEVTPALAQSFGLPATTGALVVRVEKGSPADASGLAQGDAVLEFDGKPLAHVIDLPQQIAQRKPGSRMQLEVWRNGKSRLLQVSLAAQPGTPETSLTSAAPEWNDGLGLSLGDLSPAQRLQLRIDSGLIVRRRTALRAAKGFAGAT; encoded by the coding sequence GTGGCCAGTCGCAGGGCGTGGGTGGTCGACATCAGCACGCTGCGCGTCGGGCGCGACGAAAACTCGCAAGACATCGAACTCGAAATCGCCCCGGAGCGCGACTTCGCCGATCGCCTGGCCTGGCCGCTGCCGACGAGCGCCCGGATCAGCCAGATCCGCGACCTCGCCTCGGGCCTGATCATCGGCAGCGACGGGCTGATTCTCACGAGCGCCCACGTGGTCGCGAACATCGACGAGGCACAGGTCCAGCTGGATGACGGGCGCCGCTTCACGGCGAAGGTGGTCGGCGTCGACAAGCGCACCGACGTCGGGCTCCTGAAGATCGATGCGCACGCGTTGCCCGTGGCCGTGATCGGTGACTCCGCGTCGCTGGCCGCTGGCGACTGGGTCGCCGCGATCAGCTCGCCCTTCGGGTTCCACGGCAGCGTCACGGCCGGTGTCGTCAGCGCCGTGGAACGCGTCATGGGCGGCGCAGGCGAGATCCCCTTCATCCAGACCGATGTCGCCATCAATCCGGGCAGCTCGGGCAGCCCTCTGCTCAACAGCCGTGGCGAGGTGGTCGGCATCAACTCGCTGATCTACAGCGGCAGCGGCGGCTACATGGGCCTGTCCTTCGCGGTGCCGATCAACCTGGCGATGCAGGTTGCGCAGCAGTTGCGCGCGCATGGCATGGTCCGGCGTGCCTATCTGGGCGCCGAGTTCCAGGAGGTGACGCCAGCGCTGGCCCAGTCCTTCGGCCTGCCTGCGACCACCGGCGCGCTGGTGGTACGGGTCGAGAAAGGCAGCCCCGCGGACGCGTCCGGCCTCGCCCAGGGAGATGCAGTGCTGGAGTTCGACGGCAAGCCTCTGGCGCATGTCATCGACCTGCCGCAGCAGATCGCGCAACGCAAGCCGGGCAGCCGCATGCAGCTGGAGGTGTGGCGCAACGGCAAGAGCCGCCTGCTCCAGGTGTCGCTGGCGGCGCAGCCCGGGACGCCGGAGACATCCCTCACGAGCGCGGCACCCGAATGGAACGACGGATTGGGCCTGAGCCTGGGTGATCTCTCGCCTGCGCAGCGGCTGCAGCTGCGCATCGACAGCGGCCTGATCGTGAGGAGGCGGACGGCATTGCGCGCAGCGAAGGGATTCGCGGGGGCGACGTGA
- a CDS encoding NUDIX hydrolase, with protein sequence MKSISHGVLIFNGDAQLLLCHATGSPYWDIPKGGGTLTETGRQTAVRETFEECGLRLAPEDLLPLGCFAYRAGKDLQLYAVLTGNFDAHACTCASQFVDRRGRPQPEMDAYRWAGFDELPQWCAKSLVAVLTRALSLKAILAQLQVLKQRHTDVDPAQGHQDFIAQE encoded by the coding sequence ATGAAATCGATCAGCCACGGCGTCCTGATCTTCAATGGCGACGCGCAACTGCTGCTCTGCCACGCCACCGGCAGCCCGTACTGGGACATTCCCAAGGGCGGCGGCACGCTGACGGAAACCGGCCGGCAGACGGCCGTGCGGGAGACCTTCGAGGAATGCGGCCTGCGGCTGGCGCCCGAAGACCTCCTGCCGCTGGGATGCTTCGCCTATCGAGCGGGGAAGGACCTGCAGCTCTACGCGGTCCTGACGGGCAACTTCGACGCGCATGCGTGCACATGCGCCAGCCAGTTCGTCGATCGCCGCGGCCGGCCGCAGCCGGAGATGGATGCCTACCGGTGGGCAGGGTTCGACGAATTGCCGCAATGGTGCGCGAAAAGCCTGGTCGCCGTGCTGACGCGAGCACTCTCGCTGAAGGCGATCCTGGCGCAACTGCAGGTGCTGAAACAGCGGCACACCGATGTTGATCCCGCGCAAGGTCACCAGGACTTCATCGCACAAGAATGA
- a CDS encoding flavodoxin family protein, which produces MNNVLVIVYSYTGTCRRLAQLLCSQQGWEMAEIHDLHPRSGALGNWRCLIDSFFRRMPAIRYDGPPPGDYKAVVLISPIWGLRLAGPMRTFVDHKGARLPDVAMISVMGGRGAPNAVAEVGKRLGRAPILSTAFTMHEVDDGSCAARLQAFGTAVQSAEDSRAVVRPATLSPQAV; this is translated from the coding sequence ATGAACAACGTCCTTGTGATCGTCTATTCCTACACCGGCACCTGCCGCCGTCTTGCCCAGCTTCTTTGCAGCCAGCAGGGCTGGGAGATGGCCGAAATCCACGACCTGCACCCGAGAAGCGGCGCACTCGGCAACTGGCGCTGCCTGATCGACTCGTTCTTCCGGCGGATGCCCGCCATCCGCTACGACGGGCCGCCGCCCGGCGACTACAAGGCCGTGGTGCTGATCTCGCCGATCTGGGGCCTCCGGCTGGCCGGCCCGATGCGCACGTTCGTGGACCACAAGGGTGCCCGCCTGCCCGACGTGGCAATGATCTCCGTCATGGGCGGACGCGGCGCCCCCAACGCCGTGGCCGAAGTCGGCAAGCGGCTCGGCCGCGCGCCGATCCTGAGCACCGCATTCACCATGCACGAGGTCGACGACGGCAGTTGTGCCGCCCGGCTGCAGGCATTCGGCACCGCGGTGCAGAGCGCGGAGGATTCGCGCGCCGTGGTGCGCCCCGCCACCTTGTCGCCCCAGGCGGTCTGA
- a CDS encoding host attachment protein, with protein sequence MKTQWIVIANAASARIFRRDTIKAPLVPVATLAHEASRLHARELASDRSGSQAADNSQGLNHFEPRSDARRREHQRFAKEIAQRLDAGLKAGAYESLTLFASNPFMGELKAQLSEAVTQRLKATLNIDLSHVGIAELESRIAGSWSAVL encoded by the coding sequence ATGAAGACCCAGTGGATCGTGATCGCCAATGCCGCATCGGCACGCATTTTTCGCCGCGACACCATCAAGGCGCCGCTCGTGCCGGTCGCGACCCTCGCGCATGAAGCAAGCCGGCTGCACGCCAGAGAGCTTGCATCCGACCGTTCCGGCAGCCAGGCCGCCGACAACAGCCAGGGCCTCAACCATTTCGAGCCGCGCAGCGACGCACGACGCCGGGAGCACCAGCGTTTCGCCAAAGAAATCGCCCAGCGCCTGGATGCAGGCCTGAAGGCCGGTGCGTACGAGTCGCTCACGCTCTTCGCCTCGAACCCCTTCATGGGAGAGCTGAAAGCCCAGTTGAGCGAAGCGGTCACCCAGCGGCTGAAGGCCACGCTGAACATCGATCTGTCCCACGTAGGCATCGCGGAACTGGAAAGCCGCATCGCGGGCTCGTGGTCCGCAGTGCTCTGA
- a CDS encoding high-potential iron-sulfur protein produces the protein MSVTEAFSQAALDEKDPQAVALGYVADTTKADARKYPKHDNMQVCNGCALWQSKPTDAVGNCALFAGKPVHAKGWCSAWSRKA, from the coding sequence ATGTCAGTCACCGAGGCCTTCTCCCAGGCCGCGCTCGATGAAAAGGATCCGCAGGCCGTGGCCCTCGGCTACGTCGCCGACACGACGAAGGCCGATGCCAGGAAGTACCCCAAGCACGACAACATGCAGGTCTGCAACGGCTGCGCGCTGTGGCAGTCCAAACCCACCGACGCCGTGGGCAACTGCGCGCTGTTCGCGGGCAAGCCGGTCCACGCGAAAGGCTGGTGCAGCGCCTGGTCCAGGAAGGCCTGA